From the genome of Tripterygium wilfordii isolate XIE 37 chromosome 6, ASM1340144v1, whole genome shotgun sequence:
ACCttacatcaaaaagaaaaagataactAAGAAATAGCCTAAAAGGCAAGAGCAGTTAAAAGCACTCGGCGATGAACCCACCAGATCGACTTCAGTTGTCCTCGAGGAGGAAATTGGGGTAGCGAAATGTATGCCACCAGAAACGGCGCCGCATATCTTGTCAATCAGACTTTTCGAAACTTCCATCAGTCCCCGATCGTTCCAAGGAACAGACACGCGACGAGTTCACTGAAGCAGTAATTGTACCGTTTGTTTTGCCTTGGCAATTATCTCTGCCATGTTCAGCGGACACAGTGGCCGGCTGCGTAACCTAAACTTGCAAACCAAATAATTTAGGGAGAAAGTACGTGCCAATTTGGGGAAAAACGATTTATAGGTTGAAGAGATCAACGAGACTGTAATTTACAACGGCAACTATGGGGGTTCATGCTGAAGGGTGCTTCTGCATTCTGCTGCGTCTTGTAGACCAAGGTCTctcaattcaaacaaaaatttggGGAGGCAACGATCTCGGGTCGGGTTAGCCCGAAGGGTAACTGGAACACGAACACAATTTCTTATTTCTTCGTCTTCACCACGCATGTGCCCTAGATCGTTCTGTTCATTTGTGGGTTGGTACTTGGTACACTAACAAACTAACTACAGTTGGTCACCATTGGgcttgctattttagttttaGTCTTTGGGCTTTAGTCTTCTCCTGTTGGGCTTTAGTCTTGTTCAACATCAGCCCACATTCGCTTATCTTACTCTAGTCATGTATTCATGTACTACATTTAAAACAAATTGTTTACTATATTAATTGGAATGAATGAAACGTTTACTTTTAAGTTCCAATAATCTCCTGAACCAAGAAATGGCTCGGTTGACAATTGACTGAGTTAAGCATATATGTGTTCAAGTTTCGATTCCAGCTTAGCGTACGCAATACTAGGCCTTTTGAGGGTTTTCAGGAGCTACGCTTCAAGATATACAAATCTACTTTCTACTAATGCAAACTCAAgcgaaaaaatatataatttcatgTGGTCCGGACAATTATACAAATCATAAAACTTTTAAAAGTGTAATTCACAGAGAAACAAACTCAAGCTGCCATCAGGTAGAAAGCTGGCATTTAAAAAGCAACCAGCTTCTCcattcaaaaaatttatttactcTAATCGTTATCAGCGGTCATGGAAATATGAGGAATAGATGattgtttttgtttccttcCCACCTTATTCATCTGCATGAAATCATTCCCTAAAGTTTCAGATATGTGGAACttcatgagagagagaggacaaGGATGGTTATTCCCAGCACCAAGGGGAATAATGCTGGAGACATTTGAAGAAGGGTTGAAGTCACGTGATCCATGAACTTGCAGCATAGATAGGGAATGAGAGTTTTCAAGTGCAGAACAAGGAGAGCTATGCGAAGTTGTGGCAAGGTTAAGAGGCCTGGCAAAACCTTGTTGACAAGTATCACtggtgcaaaaaaaaaaattaacgttAGAAATCATTTTATAAAATCAGAAATACTAGGAGGCGTGTTAAATGGACCCCAGGTTCGTCAATTCTGCTGGAGTAATGTAAAAGACTAAAAGTAACAAAGCATATTATACAATTAATCCAGGGAGATGTGCAGATATATTTACCTATCGAATGGAAATCTCTGGCATCACATCGGCTTTACGTGGACTGCAGTCACTTAAGTTGCTTGATTTTTTCTATAAGAGCACAAAGAATACGTTTGTAAGTTAATGAGGCTCAATTGCCAGCATAAGGAAATGTTACTTGGAAACTCGTAAGTGACTGAAGAGGAGTGGTACTTGATACTAGCCATGAGGTTTTTTTAAGCTGGTACCTGCCTGCAAAGGGAGACATTGTGATCTTTTGAATTTTGTACAAAAGGGTGCTCAAGTAACTTTATAGCTGACGGCCGCTCGGCCGGATTTCTCTGGAAGCACCAATTGAGGAAATCCTTTCCCTCTGAAGATAGCGTATCTGGTATAGGTGGGGTTTTGTTCAGAACTTTGAACATAGCTTGAGGCTGACAGATAGTAAACTATTagagaattgaacaaaaaatatttaagggaaaagacgaagaagaagaagacacataGCAGCCCATGTAGTAATATGAAAGGTGATATATCTGagtatcttttccttcttttttttattttccagaAGTGAGGTCATGAGAATCTTGAACAAAGGTGTTGAACAATGATAATGACGAAAAGAAGATGCTATAGTCAAGTATGAATTATATCTTTATACCCTGCAAACTTGGCCTTCTGATTTCCACTTATTAAATTCTCAAAGGTATCAACAAGTAGAGCAATTCTAGGCCACAAgaatcaaatattcaaaggcTGACACATGAGAGCATTATGTCTTCAAGGAAGCTCGTTACCATTATAAGTTATCTCAAAAGTTAATTATGGACAGAAACATGCCGTATTAGTTGCTGCACCTTCTGAGCAGGAGGATATTGTAACCTAAACCATgcaaactaacaagttaatgAACCAGACTGAAAGGCACAAGAAAATAGAAATttaggggggaaaaaaagaagaagaagaggttgaCAAAGTGATATCCCAAAGCAAGTCCAATTCCTTCATAGAATTAATAAACATTTGTCAGTTGAAACTACATGCCAAAGTGTTGAGCATGCTGACAATCTTTGGATATAGCCAAAATTATGATGAAGGACATTAAACTCGTTTGAGAGCTTACCCCTTCAAGCTCACTCCAAGGAGGTTTACCAGTAAACATTTCAATTACAGTACATCCCAAGCTCCATATATCAACAGCCAAAGCAAGATCAGGACTGGCATCAGAAAGCATGACAGCCTTTAGCACCTGCATAGAAGTAATATGTGTTGGAAAATTGGAGCAACAAGCTATCAAGAATTTTGCAAACAATTTTAGTGTGTGATACCTCTGGAGCCATCCAATATGGACTGCCCTTCAAAGACAACTCATAGGATAGACCTGTCAGCTGAATTAGAACAAGAGTGAAATGAAAGATATACCACAAGGGAATTAAATGAAAGATATACAAGGGTCCCTAATGATAAATTGATAACCCAACCaacaatgaatttaattttgcaCATGAAGGCATTCAGTCATTACAATCTAAAgatgttcttcatcatcatcatcaaagcctttaacccaaaagtttggggtcgcctacatgagtttatgagaacatcaatGGGAATCTACCACGTTGCTCCCTCAATATAATCAAGTAACTCAGAGGGTAACTAGCACCATCACAACCCAAAACAGTGACCATATTAAGACTTAAGAGGCGTATTTGTCTAAGATTTTCAGAACATATAATAATAGTCTATGCAAGCCCTTGCATAACTCTCATGAACCTGATGTCCAGAAAGATTGTTGTCAACAGCCAATTCCAATCAATTTGTAGTTACagtaaaggaaaagaaaaggggaaaatgAAATGATTTCAAGAAGTAAATCAGATGAGTTCTATGAGTAATATGCATGATTTCTTCTATTCCGATCCTTTCAATCAAAATACCCATTAGATTTGCAAATTTATATAGGATTGTCGTATAAAAATCTGTTTAGAGGTTATAGAAAACTGCTGCCATTTCAACACAGGTGACTAAAAGGAAGTAAATTAACTCAAATTTATGGATTTGCAAATTTATATGGTATTGTCATACAAAAATATGTTGTAAAGGTCATAGAGAACTGTTGCCATTTCAAGACATGCGACTAAAAGGAAGTAAACTAATTCAGCTACTCATATAGAGTCAcgtatagtaaaaaaaaatctagcatTAATATCATAAAAACAATGCAGCAGTTGTGCATGCTTCCAGTTCGAACTATCAATCTCCACTATAATCAACATGATGCTTATTCATACGTATTTCCCCTTGTTCATGCACAGAGAACATGTTGGCTATGGTACACACATTTAATTTAATCTGCATTATTGGCCCTATAACAGCAATCATGGATCTTCCTGGAATTTTCACAGTTGTGATACGTCAAATCTAGAGTCATCCTCTACAATCAAAATACAGAACCAGAGCTGTATGAAGTTAGTCATTCTGACAGATCTTTGGAGACAGTACTTAGGTTAGTCATTCTGAAACTTCCATAAAACTACTACTATTAGTTATATTCCTCGGAAAACTAAGTGGAATGTCTATAAACTTCATCTAGGACTCAAAGTAATGGTAGTAGTAGGATCAGGATGTTACTTCTCAGGATCTTATCCAGTTAAGTCCTTAATATGACTTCTCACTCGATTTTGTTAATGGTTCTATCCTTGCTAAAGCGAAAGCGCTTATCTCTTGCAAGGAAATCTTGGCATAAACTGCAGTTTCCTGAAACAGTCTTCCAACATATCATGTGGGGTAAAGTCAGCACACATCTTGTTTGACTCCGACTatgcccactgcgggagccttgtgcacgagtaTTGTTTACCAGACATATAAATGTAACTACAACCATCAAAACGAAGTGTATCCAACAAACATAATTCAAAGTTCAGAGAGGGTGGGCCTCCATCATAAGTCTTATTAGTTCGTCCTTATAGATCTTCCAACTAGTATTTTTTTCACTTATTCTGTACGTACAACACAAAATTATTCAGTGTGTCAAGCGAAAGCGCTCATCTCTTGCAAAGAAATCTTGACGTAAACTGCAGTTTCCTAAAACAGTCTTccaacatattatgtggggtaaagtCTGCACACATCTTGTTTGTCTCCGACTatgcccactgcgggagccttgtgcacgagtgttgtttacCGGACATATATATGTAACTACAACCATCAAAACGAAGTGTATCCAACAAACATAATTCAAAGTTCAGAGAGGGTGGGCCTCCATCATAAGTCTTATTAGTTCGTCCTTATAGATCTTCAAATATTCCAACTAGTATTTTTTTCACTTATTCTGAACGTACGACACAAAATTATTCAGTGTGTCAAGAGAATGTTCCTTAGTTATCCACATGGCTGCACAACTTTGACTAAAGCCTGAATTGTTCAAAAGAATTTTGGCCAAAAAAGATATAAGTTATGGTTATGGACTTATGGGTGAAACAAACTAAGACAGGAATAACAAGGACTTCTTAGTTAAGTGGCAGCAAAAAAATACATGTAATGTGCATcacaaaaaaatacatgttaTGTTAATGCTTAGCAATGCAGCTTTGATAAGATGAGATTGTAGATTAGATCGGATAGAATGCCAAGAATTATTGTGGCTGGCCCCAAAACTATTGGGGACAAAAGCTTCGATGGTGATAATGATCGTCATTCGTCCATGATGAATGAATGGTGATTTTACCAGGGAAAtattcaacacaaaaaaaattggcgattcaaaattcaaagttaatcaaaaacccaaaaaaaaatctatatgcAAAAAGTAACACAGAATACTAATTAAACAGAGTTACGATGCTTACTCAAAAAAACACTCAAGCAAATGGAGAGAAATAAGTACAGAGAAATAAATTATAAGGTGTTCAAGACATCCAAAACTCACATGTTTTGCCATCCCAAAATCGGCGAGCTTAACAGTGCCTGAAGCGTCGACAAGCAAATTCGCACATTTAATATCCCTGAATAACACAAGTATCACGAATCACTAAAAATCTATATATACTGAAAACTTTGAACTTCAACTAATAAATCCACAATGTTATTGATTTTACATCATTAGGCAGGTTAGACAAAGCATGAAAGTTTCAATTTAATTCATCAAAAGAAGACCATTCACAACAGTTCACAAGtttttttatacataatatGCAGAAGAATTTTGCAAGCCAAAATAAGTTGGCAATAGAACTCAAACTAACCACAATAAGTTCTCAATAGAACTTGAACTGTGATTTAACCTCCACTCCTTCTTTTCAAGTATCATGCTCACCTGTGGATTGTCTTTGAGCTATGCAAGTAAGCCAGCCCAGAGAGGACATGGCGGGTAAAATTGCGTACAATGGACTCCGTAATATCTCCACAATGCTCGCGAACATATTTATTGATTGATCCAGGATGAATATattccaaatatatataaaagtgaTCATCAACCTGCAAAGAAGACAAAGATTCATAAACCAATTGATCCCAAGCCCTCGCATCTAATCAATATAATAAAGCAAACAACCAACATAATACTTACTATTTCACTGCCATAATATTGCACAATATTCGGATGCTTCAAATGGCGAAGGATCCTAATTTCCTGCagaaaattccaagaacagaACAATAAGCTATGGCTAAATGCCTAACCAACCTATTACGTgcaattaaaacaatgaaaagataaagtggAAATCACCAACAATTTATGACAACATGGTTACTTATTTTCATGTCTAAAAAGAAAGACAATGTCAATTACAGAAAAGAAGGATGGAAAGTCCATGCATCAATGCATCATAATTTTCCAATATGTATGGGGGCAGATGTTTTACAAACACAACTGTTCAGAGTATGGTCACTTTCATCATAAGGATGATTATTTATATATGGTAGTGAGCACAGTACCACATGAGAGCAATTATGCTATACATCTTCACTTAGAGACTTAAGAAAGTAACCTGCTCTAGCTGCTTTATACATTCAGCAGATTTGGGATCATCTGGAATGATATCAACTTCCTTCATTGCACATGAGGCTCCTGTCTCTCTGCCAGAATTTTCAAGAAACAATGTGTTTACTGCAGAGGAAGAAAAGTAATGACAAGATCATAAACTTCAGAAATACCTCCTTACCTATTGATTGCCACATACACACTTCCAAATGTACCCCGTCCAATAAGTTTTCCTTTCTTCCATTCAATTTTTGATGAATATAAATTTGCCTGTTCTGTTGTGTTTTGTGTCTGTGTGACAGCAGGTGGTAATGGCATAACTGATTGTGATGATGCCAAAGCTCCAGGAGGAAGAGGCAGAGGGTGGGCATTGACATGATTATTACTTTCTGACCGCTCCTTAGAACTTCCTGGAAGCAAATTACGGTgaaatggaaaaataaatttactcgGACTATTGAGAATTCGGTGCGGGCTTTGCACCTTTGGGCTCGGAAGTGGAGAATGATCAGGGCTTTGCATGGTTTTAACTGGAGACACTGGTGAAGTATGACTGGAAATCCTACCATACTTGGGGACCTCTGAAGCTGACCTAACTTGAGATCCTCGAGGAGCCAAATAAGAAGGTAAAAAATCAAAGGAGTTTGATCTTTGTGGGCTGACAATAGGACTTGACAATCCACTTGTTGGAGCACTTACATTTGACTTCAAGTTGTAGTCAACTACTAGATCATCTTGAGAAAATCTTCGCGGGTAAGTACCAGAAGGTTTGGCCAAATTTCTGTCCATGAAATAAGGGGCAGCTTCCCCAGATATTCGCAAACTAACAGCAGGATTTGAGACAACAGTTGCTGGTGCAGTCTTTGCAGGAAATCTAGGTCTTAAATCATAATTAGCACTTTCATTGTTTATATCTTCCGAAACTTTGCCACAAAAATTGCATGGAGATTTTCCGGGAGTTGTGGCCACATTATATGCATCATTCCTGCTCGTTTGTAGGGCATCACCACAAAAATCAGCATGGAATACATACTTGCTAAGTTATCAATATACACATCCCTAAGTTTTCTATATATTTGTAAACCATTAACCATGTCAAGAAAGCATAATCAaactataacttttttttaaaaaaggtctACGATTTGCAATAGTACACTCCCCTAAGCTACAATAGATGACAACTGAACTGGCATCAACCGTATATAAGGCCTACAAAGGTAATTcttattcatgaaaaaaaaaagtaatggaaataataaaaatagaCTTAAGTAGCTATTGCTAACCTCCCCAGAGCGGAGCTCGGTCCTGCCTCCGGCGACCTGGTACGACCAGGCCCCAAATTCAAATCGGGTCTTCGAATCTGAGACGAGTCAGGAAGCGGCAACGGTTGGGGCGCGGTGAACGAAGACCAATGATCTGACCCGCCCAGCACCCGCGGCTTCCGGTTGGAATCCGGCGAAGTCGGCAACGAGCACGAACGGTGTCCCGGTTGCAACCCGAGCTCTTGTTCAGTGACGTGCCTGAGCTTTCTCTGCCGCTGAGTAAACGAACGCTCACGGTAATTGGCCGAGTTACTGTCATTCCCAGTAACAGGGGGAGATGACGGCGAAGAAGGATACGGGGAAGACGAAGCTTTTCTAAAGAGACGCATCAGACAGTGAGAAAAATaccaagaagaagaggaagaggaaaagaGATGCCCGTTAGGTATTTGTGAAACAACACTGATCGTCTCTTAGCTGTACATGAGCCATGAAACACCTTGGTGGTTTCTCTTTCTCACTgtgatttttactttttttttcaacgCAATTTTGAAAATTACAGTTTAGGTTTTAGGTATCAAATCAACAGGACATGCTCGTTGAAGAAATCGGAATCGGAAAGCAACAcgatttgttttgatttatgcgTGCAGTCGTTGATcagaaattttgtttgtttgaataaAAAGAGACAGTAAATCAAATCAAGGTTGACGTTAGGCAGCGTATGAGTACGGCAAATGTACGTGGTCGGAGAGTTCTCTTGTGCTGAGATGTCCTATATATCCTCTTCCATGAGCCCATTTAGTTATGCCGCAAGTCCGTTAAACCCGGCCCATTTTGGCAATGCTTTGAGGCGGGGCAAGCGCGTTGGTGAATTTTATTTGTACTTCACTATTTTCAAACTACATACCTTGTAGATATTGAAAAAGAtctaaccatttttttttttttttgaaaggtcgaCAGCTCACACACATGTTAAACTATGTCCGAGGGGTATGAAAGTCATCATAGCTGATGGAAAActatccaaattccaaacccCCTTTTTCACACATTTATAAAATACACCCAAAGACAAAAACATAGCAAACCCACAAATCaaggtttatttatttttgaaatatcaaTAGTTTTTagagtttatttgtttttggaaCTTTTGTCACATTCAAAAGATATCATGATACAAACCCACatatccaaaaataaataaaccctaaaaactcaCAATTGTGATATGACATGCTCAATGGCGATGTAAGACGGAGAGGACGTGCTCGCAAGTGTCTCATGGAAGGTTTGGGGTGAGGTGTGATAATCATATACTTAGAGAAACATAAGGTTGAAACTAAGTTGTTGACAAATTTAAGATATAGTTCAAATATAATGGGGTGCAAACAAAGTTTACATAACACATTTGGACAAGCGGCCCATCCAGTGAACCTCTGTACTATGTAGCCAACGTAGATATCTCGTGAGTGAGTTCGTTACATGGATCTGAGGCCCATTACAACACTCTTAACTATAGGCCCATTGGTCTATTTCGTGTATGAGCCTATGAGGCCATTAGTAGATCTATGGGCTTTGCCAGCTCACTGGATTAATCCCCCCAATTAGTCACCAGATTCCTTCCAGAAAAATCTATGGAAGATGTTTCtctcatgaatttttttttttttgagtacaagtacaaatacaatatacgacacactatcatatcaagcctatgaaagtacaagtGTCAACAGACCCCAcgtaggaggcacaaatcaagcccatgAAAACCAATTTTCCGTCTAGACCAATGGTTGTTAGTGTTCGAAGATGGTCGAGTTTTGCTTGAGAATGCTAGGAGAAGTTTTTTGGGTGGTCAGCCATCCGAAACAATGGCCACACGACTATTTTTGGTGATGGCGATtagtttttcaaaaatttaaCTTCTATCATATGAAAGTATATGTGTCAACGGACCCCACACAGGaagcacaaatcaagcccacaaagcctatgaaagtacaagtGTCAACGTAAggacagactaagcccacacacctccttataaatattcggaagAGGTGAGATTATAACCCAATACCTCAGTTAGGAACATacaaagtcattgtcactcaactAATAACTCATTTGCGTTTCTCTCATGAGTTAACTGCATAAGCTTTTGACTGACTGTATCTGATTCAACGTACGGATACGGAGTATTGACTTTAAGTGGTCGTGCATGATTATTGCAAGGTGGCTCTAATAGTCTGGGTGAGTCTATGGGCAGCTCTCCCACTGGACTATCTCTCCTACTGGGCTCCACCATTGATCGGATCAATGGCCACAAATCATCAATATCCATAATTTTCTAATGTTTTCCTTAAATATCCCACGTCGTTTGGATTCTATCCCACATCCTTGGTATAAGAAAACCAAGTCCTTACCATTCAACAAGACTTTTTCTTGGGTTTAAGTACCATTAAATGAGACgattcataaaaaataaaattgtataaGAATGATATATCTATGAGAATCGATAAACTCCAATCGAATAATATCATTAATGTTTTGATGGTCGTGATGAAGcactttatttatattttatatagagATCCACTTAATACCGCGTTTGTCTTTGTACAAGACTCACAAGAGGAGTCAACTAATCGCAGACACTGATGAGAGAGTATGAGAATTGACTATTGACTTAGTTGTTGTAGAAGCATATATAATAGAATATGCTAAAGTTGATCTAAATGTAATCATTTATTGTCACCAAACTAATCCTTGTTTTGCCATCTCTATTTACTATTTTGTCCAAAAAGTCGGTCAATTAATATTATCTTTTTTGTGACGTCCGTggcaaaataaaataactaaaatgAAAAAGGCCAAAAAGAAGACGGACAAATGACACATAATGTGTGGACCATAGAGAAAATCCATATTAAAAACAATGCTTGGCAATTGGGTTTCCAATTTTCCATAGTTAACCATGTTATAAGCTAGTGTTAGTTGTGAcaatttttgacattttttttttgagtacgaAGGGAGGAAGAGGATgcggaggctcga
Proteins encoded in this window:
- the LOC120000880 gene encoding mitogen-activated protein kinase kinase kinase 5-like isoform X1, with product MRLFRKASSSPYPSSPSSPPVTGNDSNSANYRERSFTQRQRKLRHVTEQELGLQPGHRSCSLPTSPDSNRKPRVLGGSDHWSSFTAPQPLPLPDSSQIRRPDLNLGPGRTRSPEAGPSSALGRNDAYNVATTPGKSPCNFCGKVSEDINNESANYDLRPRFPAKTAPATVVSNPAVSLRISGEAAPYFMDRNLAKPSGTYPRRFSQDDLVVDYNLKSNVSAPTSGLSSPIVSPQRSNSFDFLPSYLAPRGSQVRSASEVPKYGRISSHTSPVSPVKTMQSPDHSPLPSPKVQSPHRILNSPSKFIFPFHRNLLPGSSKERSESNNHVNAHPLPLPPGALASSQSVMPLPPAVTQTQNTTEQANLYSSKIEWKKGKLIGRGTFGSVYVAINRETGASCAMKEVDIIPDDPKSAECIKQLEQEIRILRHLKHPNIVQYYGSEIVDDHFYIYLEYIHPGSINKYVREHCGDITESIVRNFTRHVLSGLAYLHSSKTIHRDIKCANLLVDASGTVKLADFGMAKHLTGLSYELSLKGSPYWMAPEVLKAVMLSDASPDLALAVDIWSLGCTVIEMFTGKPPWSELEGPQAMFKVLNKTPPIPDTLSSEGKDFLNWCFQRNPAERPSAIKLLEHPFVQNSKDHNVSLCRQKKSSNLSDCSPRKADVMPEISIR
- the LOC120000880 gene encoding mitogen-activated protein kinase kinase kinase 5-like isoform X2, with translation MRLFRKASSSPYPSSPSSPPVTGNDSNSANYRERSFTQRQRKLRHVTEQELGLQPGHRSCSLPTSPDSNRKPRVLGGSDHWSSFTAPQPLPLPDSSQIRRPDLNLGPGRTRSPEAGPSSALGRNDAYNVATTPGKSPCNFCGKVSEDINNESANYDLRPRFPAKTAPATVVSNPAVSLRISGEAAPYFMDRNLAKPSGTYPRRFSQDDLVVDYNLKSNVSAPTSGLSSPIVSPQRSNSFDFLPSYLAPRGSQVRSASEVPKYGRISSHTSPVSPVKTMQSPDHSPLPSPKVQSPHRILNSPSKFIFPFHRNLLPGSSKERSESNNHVNAHPLPLPPGALASSQSVMPLPPAVTQTQNTTEQANLYSSKIEWKKGKLIGRGTFGSVYVAINRETGASCAMKEVDIIPDDPKSAECIKQLEQEIRILRHLKHPNIVQYYGSEIVDDHFYIYLEYIHPGSINKYVREHCGDITESIVRNFTRHVLSGLAYLHSSKTIHRDIKCANLLVDASGTVKLADFGMAKHLTGLSYELSLKGSPYWMAPEVLKAVMLSDASPDLALAVDIWSLGCTVIEMFTGKPPWSELEGVTISSCSEGAATNTACFCP